The Roseomonas haemaphysalidis genome segment GGGCAACATCTGGTTCGCGCCGCGCATGCAGCGTTCCCGCGCCGCCACGGAAGCCATGTTCCTGCTGATGCGCCACGCGATGGACGACCTGGGCTACCGCCGGCTGGTGTGGAAGTGCAACGCGTTGAACGAACCCTCGCGCCGGGCGGCGGCGCGGCTCGGCTTCGTGCCGGAAGGCGAGCACCGTGCGCACATGGTGGTGAAGGGCCGCCGGCGGGACACCACGTGGTTCTCGATTCTGGACGACGAATGGCCGGAGCGGCGCGATGCCATCCTGGCTTGGCTGGACGACGGCAACTTCGACCAGCGCGGCATGGCCCGGCGGAATATGGCCCGGGTTTAATTTGGCGGGCTCAATTCATCCGGGCAGTATTTCGGTGCCGGGCCCATTCCCGGCACAGGAGTGCCGCCCCATGCCGGATTTGTCGGAGCCTTCCAACCAGGATGATCCCCAGGCCGCCCCGCGCCGGCCGGGGCGCCCGCGCCTTGGCGTCGTGGCGCGGGAAATCACTCTGCTGCCCGGCCACTGGGAATGGCTAGCGCGGCAGCCGGGCGGGGCATCGGGCACGTTGCGGCAACTCGTGGAAGCAGCGCGGCACGACGACGTGGAATGACCCCCGGCCCGATGCCGCCGGGGCCGGGCCAGCCGCGGGCCGGGGCCTATACCAGGCCGATGCGCTGGACGATGTCCAGCCGGTCGCCGGCCGCCAGCGGCGTCGCGTCATAGGCCTCGGGAGCCACGAATTCGGTGTTGCGGCCCACCGCCACCTTGCGGCTGTCCATGCCCAGGGTGCCGAGCAGCGCCGCCACGGTGGCGTGGTCCGGCACGATGCGGGCGTCCCCGTTCACGACGATCGAGATCATGTCTGCCATGGCGGGGAGGATGGGGCTCCTCCCGCGCCACGGCAAGGTCACAGGCTGATGGTCGGCGCCGGGTCGATGGCGGTGGGCACTGGCCGGGCCGCGGCGGGGGCCGGTGCGGCGGCCGGGGGCGGCAGTGCCTCGGCTTCCGGGGCGGGCAGGGGGCCGGCGCCCTGCAGCGTGCCGCCGGCTGGCGGCGTGTGGGTGGGGGCGGGGGCCGCGTTGCGCGACTCGGCGGCGACGGCCGGCGGCTCGGGCGGGGTGGTGTAGTCGGGCACGATGCGCGCCTGGGCGCCGGCGATGACCAGCACCTTCTGGCCCAGCGCCAGCGGCACCTGGTCCTTTTGCGCCACGGACACCAGCTCGCTGTTGCCCTTGCGCACGATGTATTCGAAGCCGTTGGTGTTGCCCACGGCCTTTTCCGTCGCGGTGCCGATCAGCCCGCCGATCAACCCGCCGCCGATGCCGCCGAAGGCGGAGGTGATGTCGCTGCCGCTGACCCGCGTGCCGGCCACGCCGCCGGCCGCGGCACCCGCCGTCGCGCCCGCCGTGCCGTCGGCCGCGATCTGCACCGGGCGGACGCCGACGATGGTCCCCTGCTCCACCTTGTTGGCCTGCTGCACGGCACGCCCGGCGTAGGTGTCGGGCGAATAATCAGGGCCGCAGGCGGCCAGGCCCGCCAGCAATGCCAGGGCGAGCCAGGACGGGCGGGAGGATCGGGGGCGCCGAAAGGTCTGCAAGGTCGCGCATCCGCTACGGTGGAAAGGCGCGCGGAACGTAGAGACTGCGGGCGGGCCTGTCATCCCATCCACCGCCGGCACGGCGGCGCGGGCTGCAACGCCGCCGCCCTGCGGCGGTTGGTTCGGTGGACGCCGACAACACCGAGGAGCCCCCGATGCACGGTCTTTCGCCACAGATGCGCGCCTGCGTGGACGCCTGCCTGAACTGCTACGTGTCCTGCCTGTCGGGCTTTTCCGGCCATTGCCTGGTGGTGGGCGGCCCGCACGTGGAGGCCGGGCATGCCCGGCTGATGCTGGCCTGCGCCGAGATCTGCCGCACCTCGGCG includes the following:
- a CDS encoding DUF2239 family protein, translated to MPDLSEPSNQDDPQAAPRRPGRPRLGVVAREITLLPGHWEWLARQPGGASGTLRQLVEAARHDDVE
- the thiS gene encoding sulfur carrier protein ThiS: MADMISIVVNGDARIVPDHATVAALLGTLGMDSRKVAVGRNTEFVAPEAYDATPLAAGDRLDIVQRIGLV
- a CDS encoding four-helix bundle copper-binding protein, which gives rise to MHGLSPQMRACVDACLNCYVSCLSGFSGHCLVVGGPHVEAGHARLMLACAEICRTSAHFMLLGTPHHKHTCAECAEICTQCAQDCERLDGMQDCAEACRRCAESCRAMAA